The following DNA comes from Musa acuminata AAA Group cultivar baxijiao chromosome BXJ1-4, Cavendish_Baxijiao_AAA, whole genome shotgun sequence.
CTTGTTGCTTTCTGTGCATTATTGAGTCGTTTATGCAATCTGAACTGACTGAACTCACATGGATCAGAGCACTGTCAGACCCAAGCTCTTCTGGGTATCGGCAGCAGCTCCTCTAACCTCAGTGATCATATCCACTATCATCTCCTACGTCTTCAGATCCCATGAGAAAGGCATCTCAACAGTAAGAGTCATCTTCTTAAATATGTATAGATATAGGTAGAGAGTTATTAGTTCTCGTTGTTCTAAGTTATCGATGTGAAACAGATTGGGTATTTACCGGAAGGGGTGAATCCTTCTTCAGTGAGCATGCTGCACTTCAAAGGCCctcactcgagtcttgctctcaaAACGGGAATAGTGTCTGGGCTCTTGGCTCTCACGGTATCACTCTGAACCTTTAGATCAATGGATCATCCATTAATTCTCTCCAAACTAACAAGCTGAGGCTTACCATGGATACACAGGAAGGAATTGCCGTGGGGAGGACATTTGCTTCCATGAAGAACTATCAGATCGATGGTAACAAAGAGATGGTGGCCGTAGGATCCATGAACTTGGCCGGCTCATGTGTCTCATGCTATGTCACTAGCGGTAAGATCGAAGAAGCAGAAACACATAGCAAGAAGCATGCGGAGTTGATCATGGAAGCTCCTGCTGAATGATGCAGGTGGGTTCGCTCGATCCGCCGTTAACTTCAACGCCGGTTGCAAAACAGCAGCAACCAACATAATCATGGCGTCTGTGGTGCTCTTCACCATGCTACTTCTCATGCCGCTGTTCCACTACACCCCCAACGTCATCTTGTCGGCGATCATCATATCGGCGGTGATCGGCCTCATCGACGTCCGAGGTGCAATACTGCTGTGGAAGGTGGACAAGTTTGACTTCCTGGCTTGCATGACTGCCTTCCTCGGGGTTCTCCTCCTCTCGGTGCCGATAGGCCTCGGCATTTCGGTAAGCGCTCTTCGCTCGACAGCAATCTCTGCTTGCGGAAACCAAAAGAAGCGTTCCCATTTGTTCGGCAGGTGGGCATATCGGTTCTCAAGATTCTGTTTCATGCCACTCGGCCGAACATTGCGGTCATGGGGAACATCCCGGGAACAAACAGCTACAGAGATCTGGCACAGTACAAAGATGCCAAAAGGATGCCTTCGTTTCTAATCCTTGGCATCGAGTCCCCTGTCTACTTCACCAATTCGGTGTATCTGCAAGAAAGGTTAGTTTAGGCGTGAGTTCAAAGAGTTGCCACCGTCTGCAACAACACCTGTTCCCTGATGCAGCAATTGGCGTGCAGGATCCTGAGATGGAttcgagaagaagaagagaggattaCTAACTCGAACGAGAGCCCCCTCAAATGCATCATACTAGACATGGCTGGTAAGTGGCGGTGAAGCGCTCAAAATTTACCAGAGAAACTTCAATCTAGTGTTTGTACACTGATCATGAGCTACCAAATTGGCACAGCTGTGACGAATATCGACATAAGCGGCATTGAATCGCTCAAAGAACTGAAGAGGACACTTGACAGAAGATCTCTCGAGGTAAcaccatcatcatcgtcgtcatcaTATCCACTTAACCATGTGTAACCTGTCTACAAAAATTGCAGCTGGTGCTAGCAAATCCTGTTGGGGAAGTGTCACAGAAGCTGTCTCACTCGGGGGCTTGGGAGCTCTTTGGACCAGAATGCTTCTACATGACGGTCGAAGAGGCCATTGCTTCAACCTCATACAAAATTTGAGCTAGCAGGACCGTGAGGTGATGAACATTATGCCAGCTGCTTGTGATCTGAACCCTAACAATGGCCATTGTCTCCTCATCTGAGCTCTGCTCAGAAGaaattttgaaacatacaaaCCAGAACAAATTAGCTAGAAGAATAAAACATGTTTGTTAGATTGGTGGCCTGTCAGAGAGGCTCACTCTAGGCTGTTGTATGTTTCTTCCATTAATACGAAAGCAAAGTATCAGTCAATCTCTCTGAACTTGAACTGTCTGTGGGCGATAACAGTGTGACAACGCTGATATCATTGACCACCCGGGAAACTTCATGCAACATCACAATTACTCGGGTCTGCACCCGACACCCGGCAATCATGGCTCGTCC
Coding sequences within:
- the LOC135672241 gene encoding probable sulfate transporter 3.4 — protein: MVASSKRVECFADDTDLEASPRMPTPDMMDMEVHKVAVLQDRTGLRSFRHSLSEVFFPDDPLHRFKNKPFFKKVVLALQYFFPIFDWGAHYNLKLLKSDAVAGITIASLAIPQGISYAKLAGLPPIIGLYSSFVPPLIYSVLGSSRDLACGPLSIASLVMGSMLRDVVSPEDTKEYLEVAFTATFFAGVFQAGLGLLRLGFIIDFLSKPTLTGFMGGAAVLVSLQQLKGLLGIVHFTTKMAIIPVLKSVFDNRKEWSWQAVVMGLSFLVLLLTARHISTVRPKLFWVSAAAPLTSVIISTIISYVFRSHEKGISTIGYLPEGVNPSSVSMLHFKGPHSSLALKTGIVSGLLALTEGIAVGRTFASMKNYQIDGNKEMVAVGSMNLAGSCVSCYVTSGGFARSAVNFNAGCKTAATNIIMASVVLFTMLLLMPLFHYTPNVILSAIIISAVIGLIDVRGAILLWKVDKFDFLACMTAFLGVLLLSVPIGLGISVGISVLKILFHATRPNIAVMGNIPGTNSYRDLAQYKDAKRMPSFLILGIESPVYFTNSVYLQERILRWIREEEERITNSNESPLKCIILDMAAVTNIDISGIESLKELKRTLDRRSLELVLANPVGEVSQKLSHSGAWELFGPECFYMTVEEAIASTSYKI